In Gimesia sp., the following are encoded in one genomic region:
- a CDS encoding DUF1559 domain-containing protein, with protein MQRWISISVVLLLIVLVFGLLIPAVQQAREAARRSTAKNDLKQVGLAAHNYADAHRCFPSGGVIREDDTATQGWMTMYLPYLDASPDYSQLSLDEPWLSAANRTVIETVRPQYLNPEVRSNYTSTGFGLTHYLGNPHLYYRNSSVTFDQMERGTTYTWVTGDVAGEFQPWAYPFNWRPLGTQLCAGPGSFGCPNWEGGHLLFADGKVLFFSEETSPEILKQLAAAPPVPASEQMAVPDKRFETGVYHWEHVPLESQPENEHRFYAEVLKKAGEPLLIDLFAVENLSDSEWEEVMEKERSFPDTLLIQRIDKTTDLSQVLSGSMLKQAASAQQMQENLKLLKTLQKQMP; from the coding sequence ATGCAGCGCTGGATTTCAATAAGCGTCGTTCTGCTCCTGATTGTCCTGGTGTTCGGTTTGCTGATTCCAGCGGTACAGCAGGCACGCGAAGCGGCACGCAGATCGACTGCGAAGAACGACCTGAAACAGGTCGGACTGGCGGCACATAACTATGCAGACGCGCATCGCTGTTTTCCTTCCGGTGGAGTGATTCGCGAGGATGACACCGCCACGCAGGGCTGGATGACGATGTATCTTCCCTATCTGGATGCGAGTCCGGATTATTCTCAGCTTAGTCTGGATGAGCCCTGGTTGAGCGCAGCCAATCGAACTGTGATCGAAACCGTCCGACCACAATATCTGAATCCGGAAGTCAGGTCGAACTATACAAGTACCGGCTTTGGTCTGACGCATTACCTGGGAAATCCGCATCTCTACTACCGTAACAGCAGTGTCACTTTCGATCAGATGGAGCGGGGCACCACATATACCTGGGTGACTGGAGATGTGGCTGGTGAATTTCAACCATGGGCTTATCCGTTTAACTGGCGTCCTCTGGGAACACAACTTTGTGCAGGACCGGGAAGTTTCGGCTGCCCGAACTGGGAAGGCGGTCATCTGCTCTTTGCCGATGGCAAAGTCCTGTTCTTTTCTGAAGAGACTTCGCCGGAAATTCTCAAGCAGTTGGCTGCAGCTCCACCCGTGCCAGCGTCGGAGCAAATGGCAGTCCCCGATAAACGCTTTGAGACGGGAGTCTATCATTGGGAACATGTTCCGCTGGAGAGTCAACCAGAGAACGAACATCGTTTTTACGCTGAAGTTCTGAAGAAAGCCGGGGAACCACTGCTGATCGACCTGTTTGCAGTTGAGAATCTGTCAGACAGTGAATGGGAGGAAGTGATGGAAAAGGAAAGGAGCTTTCCAGATACCCTGCTGATACAGAGAATCGACAAGACCACCGACCTTTCTCAGGTTCTGTCAGGATCGATGCTGAAGCAGGCGGCCAGTGCGCAGCAGATGCAGGAGAATCTCAAGTTGCTCAAGACGCTCCAGAAACAGATGCCTTAG